One region of Enterobacter ludwigii genomic DNA includes:
- a CDS encoding LacI family DNA-binding transcriptional regulator, with amino-acid sequence MTGITLADVAKYAGVSTATVSMVLCNKGRISQSTRERVLKALDESGYVYNQTAANLRNRSSNQVGLLLHDITNPFYGEMTAGLSHEMERHELMLFLANSEESAERQQKFVDSLMRNNVGGMVLCAARETPQSFFDSLKRRNIPAIMVVRPLSDPGFDFVGTDNFLGTQMATEHLLKMGHRRIAFIGGSQNSGSRAQRIGGFTSKLLEYGITPNPAWIVTSQASQSDGARVAESLLTDNPEITAAICYQDIVALGVMQCLRKLNREPGRDFALVGFDDITEAALVQPALTTVSVAAKEIGRKAGELLYSRMQGNDEPAKRIILPPALVVRESCGFR; translated from the coding sequence ATGACAGGAATCACGCTGGCAGATGTTGCGAAGTACGCAGGGGTATCTACGGCAACGGTATCAATGGTGCTGTGCAATAAAGGGCGCATTTCGCAAAGCACACGCGAAAGGGTACTGAAGGCGCTGGATGAATCGGGCTATGTCTATAACCAGACGGCGGCAAACCTGCGAAACCGCAGCAGTAATCAGGTGGGGCTGCTGTTGCATGACATCACCAACCCTTTCTACGGCGAGATGACCGCCGGCTTAAGCCATGAGATGGAGCGCCATGAGCTGATGCTGTTTCTGGCAAATAGCGAAGAATCCGCCGAGCGACAGCAAAAGTTTGTTGATTCGCTGATGCGTAACAACGTGGGTGGCATGGTGCTCTGTGCCGCCCGCGAAACGCCCCAATCATTTTTTGATAGCCTGAAGCGACGCAATATTCCGGCGATTATGGTTGTACGACCGCTTAGCGATCCGGGGTTCGATTTTGTTGGAACAGATAACTTTCTTGGCACCCAAATGGCGACCGAACATCTTTTAAAAATGGGACACCGGCGGATCGCATTTATCGGCGGTAGCCAGAATTCGGGGTCACGGGCGCAGCGTATTGGCGGATTTACCAGTAAACTTCTGGAATACGGTATTACGCCGAATCCGGCCTGGATTGTGACTTCACAGGCCAGCCAAAGCGATGGTGCACGGGTGGCAGAGAGTTTGCTGACCGATAATCCGGAAATCACCGCCGCGATTTGTTATCAGGATATTGTGGCCCTCGGGGTTATGCAGTGTTTACGCAAATTGAACCGGGAACCCGGACGTGATTTTGCCCTGGTGGGATTCGATGACATCACCGAAGCGGCGCTGGTTCAGCCTGCACTAACGACGGTATCTGTCGCCGCGAAAGAGATTGGGCGCAAGGCAGGAGAGTTGCTGTATAGCCGCATGCAAGGAAATGATGAACCGGCAAAACGGATTATCCTTCCCCCCGCCCTCGTGGTGCGGGAATCCTGCGGTTTTCGCTGA
- the dapB gene encoding 4-hydroxy-tetrahydrodipicolinate reductase, with product MHDAQIRVAIAGAGGRMGRQLIQAALQMDGVALGAALEREGSSLLGADAGELAGAGKTGVTVQSSLDAVKNDFDVFIDFTRPEGTLTHLAFCRQHGKGMVIGTTGFDDAGKQAIQDASKEIAIVFAANFSVGVNVMLKLLEKAAKVMGNYTDIEIVEAHHRYKVDAPSGTALAMGEAIAHALDKDLKDCAVYTREGYTGERVPGTIGFATVRAGDIVGEHTAMFADIGERVEITHKASSRMTFANGAVRSALWLKGKRNGLFDMRDVLDLNNL from the coding sequence ATGCATGATGCACAGATCCGTGTCGCGATTGCGGGCGCGGGTGGACGTATGGGCCGTCAGCTGATTCAGGCGGCGCTACAGATGGATGGTGTGGCGCTGGGTGCGGCCCTGGAGCGTGAAGGTTCCTCACTTCTTGGTGCCGACGCAGGTGAACTGGCGGGGGCGGGAAAGACGGGCGTTACCGTCCAGAGCAGCCTTGACGCGGTTAAAAATGACTTCGATGTGTTCATCGACTTTACCCGCCCGGAAGGGACGCTGACGCATCTGGCGTTTTGCCGCCAGCACGGCAAAGGAATGGTCATCGGTACTACCGGTTTTGACGACGCAGGTAAGCAGGCCATTCAGGACGCATCAAAAGAAATTGCGATTGTCTTTGCTGCGAACTTTAGCGTGGGCGTAAACGTCATGCTCAAGCTGCTGGAGAAAGCGGCGAAGGTGATGGGCAACTATACCGACATTGAGATTGTTGAAGCGCACCACCGTTACAAAGTTGATGCGCCATCAGGTACGGCGCTGGCAATGGGTGAAGCGATTGCTCATGCACTTGATAAAGATTTAAAAGACTGCGCGGTCTATACCCGCGAAGGTTACACCGGCGAACGCGTGCCGGGAACCATTGGCTTCGCAACCGTGCGAGCGGGTGACATCGTCGGCGAACATACCGCGATGTTCGCCGATATTGGCGAGCGTGTTGAAATTACGCATAAAGCCTCCAGCCGTATGACCTTTGCAAACGGTGCCGTACGATCTGCTTTGTGGTTAAAAGGCAAAAGAAATGGTCTTTTTGATATGCGGGATGTGCTTGATCTCAACAATTTGTAG
- the carA gene encoding glutamine-hydrolyzing carbamoyl-phosphate synthase small subunit: MIKSALLVLEDGTQFIGRAIGATGSAVGEVVFNTSMTGYQEILTDPSYSRQIVTLTYPHIGNVGTNAADEESSQVHAQGLVIRDLPLIASNFRNTEDLSSYLKRHNIVAIADIDTRKLTRLLREKGAQNGCIIAGDNLDAALALEKAKAFPGLNGMDLAKEVTTAEAYNWTQGSWTLEGDLPEAKKESELPFHVVAYDFGAKRNILRMLVDRGCRLTVVPAQTSAEEVLKMNPDGIFLSNGPGDPAPCDYAINAIKSFLETDIPVFGICLGHQLLALASGANTVKMKFGHHGGNHPVKDIDNNTVMITAQNHGFAVDEASMPANLRVTHKSLFDGTLQGIHRTDKPAFSFQGHPEASPGPHDAAPLFDHFIELIEQYRKTAK, translated from the coding sequence TTGATTAAGTCAGCGCTATTGGTTCTGGAAGACGGAACCCAGTTTATCGGTCGGGCCATAGGGGCAACAGGTTCGGCGGTTGGGGAAGTCGTTTTCAATACTTCAATGACCGGTTATCAAGAAATCCTCACTGATCCTTCCTATTCTCGCCAAATCGTTACTCTTACTTATCCTCATATCGGCAATGTCGGCACCAATGCGGCTGACGAAGAATCCTCTCAGGTACATGCGCAAGGTCTGGTCATTCGCGACCTGCCGCTGATTGCCAGCAACTTCCGCAACACCGAAGACCTCTCTTCTTACCTGAAGCGCCATAACATTGTGGCGATTGCCGATATTGATACCCGTAAGTTAACGCGTCTGCTGCGCGAGAAAGGTGCACAAAACGGCTGCATCATTGCGGGTGATAACCTGGATGCGGCCCTGGCGCTGGAAAAAGCGAAAGCCTTCCCGGGTCTGAACGGCATGGACCTGGCGAAAGAGGTGACTACCGCTGAAGCCTACAACTGGACGCAGGGTAGCTGGACGCTGGAAGGCGACCTGCCAGAAGCGAAAAAAGAGAGCGAACTGCCATTCCACGTGGTGGCCTACGATTTCGGTGCCAAGCGCAATATCCTGCGCATGCTGGTTGACCGCGGTTGCCGTCTGACCGTTGTGCCTGCACAAACCTCTGCGGAAGAAGTCCTGAAGATGAACCCGGACGGTATCTTCCTCTCTAACGGTCCGGGTGACCCGGCTCCGTGCGATTACGCTATCAACGCCATTAAATCTTTCCTGGAAACCGATATCCCGGTCTTCGGCATCTGTCTCGGCCATCAGTTGCTGGCGCTGGCGAGCGGTGCGAACACCGTTAAGATGAAATTCGGTCACCACGGTGGTAACCACCCGGTGAAAGATATCGACAACAACACGGTGATGATCACCGCGCAGAACCACGGTTTTGCTGTCGATGAAGCCTCAATGCCGGCTAACCTGCGCGTGACGCATAAATCACTGTTCGATGGCACCCTGCAGGGTATCCACCGTACCGACAAGCCAGCGTTCAGCTTCCAGGGTCACCCTGAAGCCAGCCCGGGCCCGCACGATGCCGCACCGCTGTTCGATCACTTCATCGAACTTATCGAGCAATACCGTAAGACCGCTAAATAA
- the carB gene encoding carbamoyl-phosphate synthase large subunit: MPKRTDIKSILILGAGPIVIGQACEFDYSGAQACKALREEGYRVILVNSNPATIMTDPEMADATYIEPIHWEVVRKIIEKERPDAVLPTMGGQTALNCALELERQGVLAEFGVTMIGATADAIDKAEDRRRFDVAMKKIGLDTARSGIAHNMEEALAVAADVGYPCIIRPSFTMGGTGGGIAYNREEFEEICERGLDLSPTKELLIDESLIGWKEYEMEVVRDKNDNCIIVCSIENFDAMGIHTGDSITVAPAQTLTDKEYQIMRNASMAVLREIGVETGGSNVQFSVNPKTGRLIVIEMNPRVSRSSALASKATGFPIAKVAAKLAVGYTLDELMNDITGGRTPASFEPSIDYVVTKIPRFNFEKFAGANDRLTTQMKSVGEVMAIGRTQQESLQKALRGLEVGATGFDPKVSLDDPEALTKIRRELKDAGAERIWYIADAFRAGLSVDGVFNLTNIDRWFLVQIEELVRLEEKVADLGINGLDADFLRVLKRKGFADARLAKLAGVREAEIRKLRDQFNLHPVYKRVDTCAAEFSTDTAYMYSTYEDECEANPSVDRDKIMVLGGGPNRIGQGIEFDYCCVHASLALREDGYETIMVNCNPETVSTDYDTSDRLYFEPVTLEDVLEIVRIEKPKGVIVQYGGQTPLKLARALEAAGVPVIGTSPDAIDRAEDRERFQQAVDRLKLKQPANATVTAIEQAVEKAKEIGYPLVVRPSYVLGGRAMEIVYDEADLRRYFQTAVSVSNDAPVLLDRFLDDAVEVDVDAICDGEMVLIGGIMEHIEQAGVHSGDSACSLPAYTLSQEIQDVMRQQVQKLAFELQVRGLMNVQFAVKDNEVYLIEVNPRAARTVPFVSKATGVPLAKVAARVMAGQTLAQQGVTKEIIPPYYSVKEVVLPFNKFPGVDPLLGPEMRSTGEVMGVGRTFAEAFAKAQLGSSSTMRKSGRALLSVREGDKERVVDLAAKLLKQGFELDATHGTAIVLGEAGINPRLVNKVHEGRPHIQDRIKNGEYTYIINTTAGRQAIEDSKLIRRSALQYKVHYDTTLNGGFATAMALNADATEKVISVQEMHAQINK; the protein is encoded by the coding sequence ATGCCAAAACGTACAGACATAAAAAGCATCCTGATCCTTGGCGCTGGCCCGATTGTTATCGGCCAGGCCTGTGAATTTGACTACTCCGGTGCGCAGGCGTGTAAAGCTCTGCGTGAAGAGGGCTACCGCGTCATTCTGGTGAACTCTAACCCGGCAACCATCATGACCGACCCGGAAATGGCTGATGCAACCTACATCGAGCCAATTCACTGGGAAGTAGTGCGCAAAATCATCGAAAAAGAGCGCCCGGATGCGGTACTGCCAACGATGGGCGGCCAGACGGCGCTGAACTGTGCGCTGGAGCTGGAGCGTCAGGGCGTGCTTGCCGAATTCGGCGTAACCATGATTGGTGCGACCGCCGACGCGATTGATAAAGCAGAAGACCGTCGTCGCTTCGACGTGGCGATGAAAAAAATCGGCCTCGACACCGCGCGTTCCGGTATTGCACACAACATGGAAGAAGCGCTGGCCGTCGCGGCTGACGTGGGTTATCCATGTATCATCCGTCCTTCCTTCACCATGGGCGGCACCGGTGGCGGTATCGCTTACAACCGCGAAGAGTTCGAAGAGATTTGCGAACGCGGTCTGGATCTTTCCCCAACCAAAGAGCTGCTGATTGACGAATCGCTGATTGGCTGGAAAGAGTACGAGATGGAAGTGGTGCGTGATAAAAACGACAACTGCATCATCGTCTGTTCCATTGAAAACTTTGATGCGATGGGGATCCACACCGGTGACTCCATCACCGTGGCACCTGCCCAGACCCTGACCGACAAAGAGTATCAAATCATGCGTAACGCCTCGATGGCGGTACTGCGTGAAATCGGCGTGGAAACCGGCGGTTCTAACGTACAGTTCTCGGTGAACCCGAAAACCGGACGCCTGATTGTTATCGAAATGAACCCGCGTGTATCCCGTTCCTCGGCGCTGGCCTCTAAAGCCACCGGCTTCCCGATTGCCAAAGTAGCAGCGAAACTGGCGGTGGGTTACACCCTCGACGAGCTGATGAACGACATCACCGGCGGCCGCACCCCTGCGTCCTTCGAACCGTCTATCGACTACGTTGTGACGAAAATACCTCGCTTCAACTTCGAGAAATTCGCTGGCGCGAACGACCGTCTGACTACCCAGATGAAATCTGTCGGCGAAGTGATGGCAATTGGCCGCACCCAGCAGGAATCCCTGCAGAAAGCGCTGCGTGGCCTGGAAGTAGGCGCGACCGGTTTTGACCCGAAAGTGAGCCTGGACGACCCGGAAGCACTGACAAAAATTCGCCGCGAGCTGAAAGACGCGGGCGCAGAGCGTATCTGGTATATCGCCGATGCCTTCCGCGCAGGCCTGTCTGTGGACGGCGTCTTCAACCTGACCAACATTGACCGCTGGTTCCTGGTGCAGATTGAAGAGCTGGTGCGTCTGGAAGAGAAAGTGGCGGATCTGGGCATCAACGGTCTGGACGCTGACTTCCTGCGCGTGCTGAAGCGTAAAGGCTTCGCCGATGCGCGTCTGGCTAAGCTGGCAGGCGTGCGCGAAGCGGAAATCCGCAAGCTGCGTGACCAGTTCAACCTGCACCCGGTCTACAAGCGTGTGGACACCTGTGCGGCAGAATTCTCGACCGATACCGCGTACATGTACTCCACGTATGAAGATGAGTGCGAAGCGAACCCGTCAGTCGACCGCGACAAAATTATGGTACTGGGCGGTGGTCCAAACCGTATCGGCCAGGGCATTGAGTTCGATTACTGCTGCGTTCACGCCTCTCTGGCGCTGCGTGAAGACGGTTACGAAACCATTATGGTTAACTGTAACCCGGAAACCGTATCCACTGACTACGACACCTCTGACCGTCTGTACTTTGAGCCGGTAACACTGGAAGACGTGCTGGAAATCGTGCGTATCGAGAAGCCAAAAGGCGTTATCGTGCAGTACGGCGGCCAGACCCCGTTGAAGTTGGCGCGCGCGCTGGAAGCGGCTGGCGTACCGGTTATCGGTACCAGCCCGGATGCGATTGACCGTGCAGAAGACCGTGAGCGTTTCCAGCAGGCGGTTGACCGTCTGAAACTGAAACAGCCGGCAAACGCCACCGTAACTGCGATTGAACAGGCTGTTGAGAAGGCGAAAGAGATTGGCTACCCACTGGTGGTGCGTCCTTCTTACGTACTGGGCGGCCGGGCGATGGAAATCGTTTATGACGAAGCAGACCTGCGTCGCTACTTCCAGACTGCGGTAAGCGTCTCTAACGATGCGCCAGTGCTGCTCGACCGCTTCCTGGACGATGCAGTAGAAGTGGACGTTGACGCTATCTGCGACGGCGAAATGGTGCTGATTGGCGGCATCATGGAGCACATCGAGCAGGCGGGCGTTCACTCCGGTGACTCTGCCTGTTCTCTGCCTGCGTACACCCTGAGCCAGGAGATTCAGGACGTGATGCGTCAGCAGGTGCAGAAGCTGGCCTTCGAGCTGCAGGTTCGTGGTCTGATGAACGTCCAGTTCGCCGTTAAAGACAACGAAGTGTACCTGATTGAAGTGAACCCCCGTGCGGCACGTACCGTACCGTTCGTCTCCAAAGCGACCGGTGTTCCACTGGCGAAAGTGGCGGCGCGCGTGATGGCAGGCCAGACGCTGGCTCAGCAGGGCGTAACCAAAGAGATCATCCCACCGTACTACTCGGTGAAAGAAGTGGTACTGCCGTTCAACAAATTCCCGGGCGTTGACCCACTGTTAGGGCCAGAAATGCGCTCCACCGGGGAAGTGATGGGCGTAGGCCGCACCTTCGCAGAAGCCTTTGCGAAAGCGCAGCTGGGCAGCAGCTCCACCATGAGAAAATCAGGCCGTGCGCTGCTCTCTGTTCGCGAAGGCGATAAAGAGCGCGTGGTTGACCTGGCTGCCAAGCTGCTGAAACAGGGCTTCGAGCTGGATGCGACCCACGGTACGGCGATTGTGCTGGGTGAAGCAGGTATCAATCCACGTCTGGTGAACAAGGTGCATGAAGGCCGTCCGCACATTCAGGACCGTATCAAGAATGGCGAATACACCTACATCATCAACACCACGGCGGGCCGTCAGGCGATTGAAGACTCCAAGCTGATTCGCCGCAGCGCGCTGCAGTACAAAGTGCACTACGACACCACCCTGAACGGCGGTTTCGCAACAGCCATGGCGCTGAACGCGGATGCCACCGAGAAGGTGATTTCGGTGCAGGAAATGCACGCGCAGATTAACAAGTAA
- a CDS encoding YgdI/YgdR family lipoprotein: MQNKLLIASVLAATTMFTVAGCSSNQAVKTTDGKTIVTDGKPQVDDDTGLVSYKNAETGQNEQINRDQVKSMGELDN; this comes from the coding sequence ATGCAAAATAAATTACTGATCGCTTCCGTTCTGGCTGCCACGACAATGTTTACCGTTGCGGGCTGTTCGTCTAATCAGGCCGTAAAAACCACTGATGGCAAAACCATTGTCACCGACGGCAAACCGCAGGTGGATGACGATACCGGGCTGGTGTCGTATAAAAACGCCGAAACCGGTCAAAACGAGCAGATTAACCGTGACCAGGTAAAATCTATGGGCGAGCTGGATAACTAA
- the kefF gene encoding glutathione-regulated potassium-efflux system oxidoreductase KefF codes for MILIIYAHPYPQHSHANKRMLEQVRTLDNVEVRSLYQLYPDFNIDIAAEQEAVSRADLIIWQHPMQWYSTPPLLKLWIDKVFSHGWAYGHNGHALKGKNLMWAVTTGGGESHFDIGSFPGFDVLAQPLQATALYCGMNWLPPFAMHCTFVCDDETLQAQARHYKQRLLEWQEAHHG; via the coding sequence ATGATTCTGATAATTTATGCACATCCCTATCCGCAGCACTCGCATGCGAATAAGCGGATGCTTGAGCAGGTAAGGACGCTTGATAACGTAGAGGTACGTTCCCTCTATCAACTTTATCCCGATTTTAATATCGACATCGCCGCTGAGCAGGAAGCGGTTTCGCGCGCTGATCTGATTATCTGGCAGCATCCTATGCAGTGGTACAGCACCCCTCCGCTTCTGAAACTGTGGATTGATAAAGTCTTCTCCCATGGCTGGGCATATGGTCATAACGGCCATGCACTGAAGGGCAAAAACCTGATGTGGGCGGTCACGACCGGCGGTGGGGAAAGCCACTTTGATATTGGCTCCTTCCCGGGTTTTGACGTCCTGGCACAGCCGCTGCAGGCCACCGCGCTCTATTGCGGGATGAACTGGCTTCCGCCTTTTGCGATGCACTGTACTTTTGTATGCGACGATGAAACGTTGCAGGCGCAGGCTCGTCATTATAAACAACGCTTACTTGAGTGGCAGGAGGCGCACCATGGATAG
- the kefC gene encoding glutathione-regulated potassium-efflux system protein KefC encodes MDSHTLIQALIYLGAAALIVPVAVRLGLGSVLGYLIAGCVIGPWGFRLVTDAEAILHFAEIGVVLMLFVIGLELDPQRLWKLRASVFGGGALQMVACGLLLAGFCILLGMDWKVAELIGMTLALSSTAIAMQAMNERNLTVSQMGRSAFSVLLFQDIAAIPLVAMIPLLAASGSSTTLGAFALSALKVVGALALVVLLGRYVTRPLLRFVARSGLREVFSAVALFLVFGFGLLLEEAGLSMAMGAFLAGVLLASSEYRHALESDIEPFKGLLLGLFFIGVGMSVDFGTLVTHPLRIIILLVGFLVIKMAMLWLIARPLKVPGKQRRWFAVLLGQGSEFAFVVFGAAQMANVLEPEWAKALTLAVALSMAATPVLLVVLTRLEKSGSEQEREADEIDEEQPRVIIAGFGRYGQIVGRLLLSSGVKMVILDHDPDHVDTLRKFDMKVFYGDATRVDLLESAGAAKAEVLINAIDDPETSMQMVELVKEHFPELTIISRARDVDHYIRLRQAGVDAPERETFEGALKSGRMALENLGLGAYEARERADLFRRFNTDMVEEMAAMAGSTATERAAVFKRTSAMLTEIINEDRNHLSLIQRHGWQGTEEGKHTGNPEDEPESKPSV; translated from the coding sequence ATGGATAGCCATACGCTGATACAGGCGCTGATTTACCTCGGCGCGGCGGCGCTGATTGTGCCCGTGGCAGTACGTCTGGGGCTGGGGTCTGTCCTCGGCTACCTGATTGCGGGTTGCGTCATTGGGCCGTGGGGCTTTCGTCTGGTCACGGATGCAGAGGCGATTCTCCATTTCGCTGAAATTGGCGTCGTCTTGATGTTGTTTGTGATTGGCCTTGAGCTCGACCCGCAGCGTTTGTGGAAACTTCGTGCCTCGGTATTTGGCGGTGGCGCGCTGCAAATGGTGGCCTGCGGCCTGCTGCTGGCTGGGTTCTGCATTCTGTTGGGAATGGACTGGAAAGTGGCTGAGCTTATCGGCATGACGCTGGCGCTCTCCTCGACGGCCATTGCTATGCAGGCCATGAACGAGCGAAATCTGACGGTCTCTCAGATGGGGCGCAGTGCGTTTTCGGTGCTGTTGTTCCAGGATATTGCTGCTATTCCGCTGGTGGCAATGATCCCGCTGCTGGCGGCAAGTGGTTCCTCTACGACGCTTGGCGCTTTCGCGCTGTCGGCATTGAAGGTGGTAGGGGCGCTGGCGCTGGTGGTCCTGCTTGGCCGCTACGTGACTCGTCCGCTGCTGCGGTTTGTTGCCCGCTCAGGACTGCGTGAAGTCTTCAGTGCGGTGGCACTGTTCCTGGTGTTCGGTTTTGGTCTGCTGCTGGAAGAGGCCGGCCTGTCGATGGCGATGGGAGCGTTCCTCGCAGGCGTTCTGCTGGCGAGTTCTGAATATCGTCACGCGCTGGAAAGCGATATTGAGCCGTTCAAAGGGCTACTGCTGGGACTGTTTTTCATCGGTGTGGGGATGTCGGTCGACTTCGGCACGCTGGTGACACATCCGCTGCGGATCATCATCCTGCTGGTCGGTTTCCTGGTCATTAAAATGGCGATGTTGTGGTTGATTGCCCGTCCGCTGAAGGTGCCGGGCAAACAGCGTCGCTGGTTTGCCGTGCTGCTGGGGCAGGGAAGCGAATTTGCGTTCGTGGTCTTTGGTGCGGCGCAGATGGCAAACGTACTCGAGCCTGAGTGGGCGAAAGCGCTGACGCTTGCCGTGGCGCTGTCGATGGCGGCGACGCCTGTTCTGCTGGTGGTGCTGACGCGTCTGGAAAAATCGGGCAGTGAGCAGGAGCGGGAGGCCGATGAAATTGATGAAGAACAGCCGCGGGTGATTATCGCCGGATTCGGTCGCTATGGGCAGATCGTTGGTCGTTTACTGCTGTCGAGCGGGGTTAAAATGGTCATCCTCGATCACGATCCTGACCATGTCGATACCCTGCGTAAATTTGATATGAAAGTCTTTTACGGGGATGCGACCCGTGTTGATCTGCTGGAGTCTGCCGGGGCGGCAAAAGCCGAGGTGCTGATTAACGCCATCGACGATCCAGAGACCAGCATGCAGATGGTGGAACTGGTAAAAGAACATTTCCCGGAGCTGACCATTATCTCCCGTGCACGCGATGTGGATCATTATATCCGCTTGCGGCAGGCGGGCGTCGACGCACCTGAGCGTGAGACGTTTGAAGGTGCGCTGAAATCTGGCCGTATGGCGCTGGAAAATCTGGGGCTTGGCGCGTATGAAGCGCGAGAGCGTGCAGACCTGTTCCGCCGCTTCAATACCGATATGGTAGAAGAGATGGCGGCGATGGCGGGTAGTACGGCCACTGAGCGTGCTGCAGTGTTTAAACGTACCAGTGCGATGCTGACAGAGATCATCAATGAAGATCGTAATCATCTGTCGCTGATCCAGCGTCATGGCTGGCAGGGCACGGAAGAGGGCAAGCACACGGGTAACCCGGAAGACGAACCAGAGAGTAAACCCTCAGTGTGA
- the folA gene encoding type 3 dihydrofolate reductase, with protein MISLIAALAVDRVIGMENAMPWNLPADLAWFKRTTLNKPVVMGRLTWESIGRPLPGRKNIVISSQPGTDDRVEWVKSVDEAIAACGNAEEIMVIGGGRVYEQFLPKAQKLYLTHIDAEVEGDTHFPDYDPDEWESVFSEFHDADAQNSHSYCFEILERR; from the coding sequence ATGATCAGTCTGATTGCAGCGCTGGCGGTGGACCGTGTTATCGGTATGGAAAATGCCATGCCGTGGAACCTGCCTGCCGATCTCGCATGGTTTAAACGTACGACGTTAAACAAGCCGGTAGTGATGGGCCGCCTGACCTGGGAGTCGATTGGTCGTCCATTGCCGGGCCGTAAGAATATCGTTATCAGTAGCCAGCCTGGCACTGACGATCGCGTTGAATGGGTGAAATCCGTGGACGAGGCGATTGCCGCATGCGGTAACGCCGAAGAGATCATGGTGATTGGTGGCGGGCGCGTGTACGAGCAGTTCCTGCCAAAAGCGCAGAAGCTGTATCTGACGCACATTGATGCAGAAGTGGAAGGGGATACCCATTTCCCGGATTACGATCCGGATGAGTGGGAGTCTGTCTTCAGTGAGTTTCACGATGCGGATGCACAGAACTCCCACAGCTACTGCTTCGAGATTCTGGAACGTCGTTAA
- the apaH gene encoding bis(5'-nucleosyl)-tetraphosphatase (symmetrical) ApaH, which produces MSTYLIGDVHGCYDELIALLKQVDFTPGQDTLWLTGDLVARGPGSLDVLRFVKSLGDNVRMVLGNHDLHLLAVFAGISRNKPKDRLTPLLDAPDADELINWLRRQPLLQVDEEKKLVMAHAGITPQWDLETAKTCARDVEAVLASDSYPFFLDAMYGDMPNHWSEDLSGLARLRFITNAFTRMRFCFPNGQLDMYSKETPESAPAPLKPWFAIPGPVTNEYSVVFGHWAALEGKGTPEGIYGLDTGCCWGGELTCLRWEDKAYFVQPSNRQLDLGEDEAVAS; this is translated from the coding sequence ATGTCTACATATCTGATTGGCGACGTTCACGGTTGCTACGATGAACTGATCGCATTATTAAAACAGGTCGACTTTACGCCCGGACAGGACACACTCTGGCTAACGGGAGATTTAGTTGCGCGTGGCCCCGGCTCTCTTGATGTTTTACGTTTCGTCAAATCGCTGGGAGACAACGTGCGCATGGTGCTGGGCAATCACGATCTGCATTTACTGGCTGTCTTCGCCGGGATCAGTCGCAACAAACCCAAAGACCGGCTCACGCCATTGCTGGATGCACCGGACGCGGACGAGCTGATCAACTGGCTACGCCGTCAGCCCTTGCTGCAGGTCGACGAAGAGAAAAAGCTGGTCATGGCCCATGCCGGGATCACGCCGCAATGGGATCTTGAAACGGCGAAAACCTGTGCGCGTGATGTTGAAGCGGTTCTGGCAAGCGACTCATATCCTTTCTTCCTCGATGCCATGTACGGCGATATGCCGAACCACTGGAGCGAAGATCTCAGCGGTCTGGCCCGCCTGCGCTTTATCACCAACGCTTTTACCCGAATGCGTTTTTGTTTCCCGAACGGGCAGCTGGACATGTATTCAAAAGAGACACCGGAAAGTGCGCCCGCCCCGCTCAAACCGTGGTTTGCCATTCCGGGGCCTGTGACAAACGAATACAGCGTGGTGTTCGGTCACTGGGCTGCGCTGGAAGGTAAAGGCACGCCTGAAGGGATCTACGGTCTTGATACCGGATGCTGCTGGGGTGGAGAGTTAACCTGCTTGCGCTGGGAAGATAAAGCTTACTTTGTCCAGCCATCCAACCGACAGCTGGACTTAGGTGAAGACGAGGCCGTTGCCTCCTGA
- the apaG gene encoding Co2+/Mg2+ efflux protein ApaG, which yields MIDSPRVCVHVQSVYVESQSSPDEERYVFAYTVTIRNLGRMPVQLRGRYWLITNGNGREIEVQGEGVVGEQPHIDPGEEYQYTSGAVIETPLGTMQGHYEMVDVDGNVFRVAIPVFRLAVTTLIH from the coding sequence ATGATTGATTCGCCCCGCGTCTGTGTCCATGTACAAAGCGTCTATGTTGAATCTCAATCCTCACCGGATGAAGAACGCTATGTCTTCGCTTACACCGTGACCATTCGCAATCTGGGGCGGATGCCTGTGCAACTGCGCGGGCGCTACTGGCTTATCACCAACGGTAATGGCCGTGAAATCGAAGTTCAGGGTGAAGGTGTGGTCGGTGAACAACCCCATATCGATCCTGGCGAAGAGTATCAGTACACCAGCGGCGCGGTGATTGAAACGCCGCTGGGTACCATGCAAGGCCATTACGAAATGGTCGACGTTGATGGCAATGTGTTCCGCGTTGCTATTCCTGTGTTCCGTCTCGCCGTTACAACACTCATTCATTAA